The genomic region ATGCAAACAGCATGCCGTCAGAGCCCTTGCCAATCGCCTGCATGAGGGCTGTCAAATCAGGCAAGAATCGTTTGATAACACACTGGCAGGGTGAAGAGAAAAGGATACTGAAAATCGGCAGGAAACCAACAAAAGAACGATCCGGGTTCAGAAGCGTCCGAATCGGAAAAAATTAAAATCTGAAGGGTTCTGAAGCAGATTGGCTGTCAGCTTGGGCATCCGCCTGCTGCTTTTGCTTCATTCGGCTTAAAAATTCCTCTTCCGGCAGGGGACGTTCATAATAATATCCCTGGATCTCGTTACAGAGCTGATCCTTCAACAGCTGTAGCTGGTCCATGGTCTCCACCCCCTCGGCAATCACCGTCAAGCCCAAGCTGTGGGCGAGCCCAATAAAAGCATGAATGATGGCGGCATCATCGGAATCCGTGGTGCAGTTACGGACAAAGGATTGATCCACCTTGAGGGTGTCGATGGGAAAACGCTTGAGATAGCTGAGGGACGAAAACCCGGTGCCAAAATCATCAATGGCCAGCCGCACCCCCGCTTTGGAAAGCGTATTGAGCTTGGCCAGGGTCTCCTCCACATCCCCCATGGCGATGCTTTCGGTCAACTCCAGCTCCAAAAGCCCCGGCTCCAAACCGGTCTCCTCCAAGGTATCGGTCACGAGCTTGGTAAAATCGGGCTGGCGAAACTGAATGCCGGAAAGATTGACCGAGACCCGAATGGGGGGAAGCCCCTCAGCCTGCCACTTTACCGCATGGCGGCAGGCAGTACGCAAAGCCCATTGGCCCATGGGAATGATCAGGCCCGTCTCCTCGGCCAGGGGGATAAACTGCCCGGGGGAGATCATGCCGTTTTTGGGGCTGTTCCAGCGAATCAACGCCTCCACCCCGGAAAGCACCCTGGTATTCAGATCCATCTGGGGCTGATAAAAAAGCAGAAAATCCTCTTTTTCCAGGGCGTTGCGCAGCTCACTCTCCAGGAGCATCCGGGCTAGCGACGAAGTATTCAGCTCCGAGGTATAAAACTGGAAGTTGTTCCGCCCCTGCTCCTTGGCGTGATACATCGCCGCGTCGGTATTTTTGACCAGGGTCTTGACATCATCACCATCCTGGGGAAAAAGCCCGATGCCGATGGAGGCCCCGACAAAAAGCTCCATGCCATCCACTTCGAAGCCCTTGGTGAGCACATCCAGAACAGCTTGGGCGACGTGGGCCACTTTCATGGAGCTGACCACCTTGGGCAAAATCACCCCAAACTCATCCCCACCCATCCGGGCCAGGGTGGCGTTGCCGGGGAGATTTTCCTTGAGGCGCTGCCCCACCTGGACCAAAAGCGTATCTCCAGTATCGTGCCCCATGGTGTCGTTGATCACCTTGAAGCGATCCAGATCCAGCAGCAACACCGCCACCCGGGTATCCTGCCACTTGGCCTCTACCAGGGTGTGGGAGAGGCGTTCGTGAAAAAGCAGCCGGTTGGGCAGATCGGTCAGGGTGTCGTGGCCGGTGATGTAGAGGAGATTTTCCTGGGATTCCCGAATGGAGGTGAGGTCGGAAAAAACAGTGACAAAATTCCGCGTCTCGCCGTCTGGCCCCCGAATGGCACTGATGTTGGCCCACTGGGGATAGACCTCGCCGTTTTTGCGCCGATTCCAGATCTCTCCCTGCCATTTGTTGCTCTCTCGGAGAGAGTCCCAAAGCGCCTCATAAAATCCGTCGTCGTGGCGGCCCGATTTGAGGATGTTCATCCCCTGCCCGACTGCTTCTTCCTGGGTATAACCGGTGATTTTACAAAAAGCGGGGTTGACCGATTGAATGATGGCCCCCTTGTCGGTCACCACAATCCCTTCGGTGGTGCTGGCGAAAACGCTCGCAGCCAGATGGTGCTCCCGCTCCCCCTGAATCACCTTGAGGAGATATTTTACCCGGTTGCGCAGGATCGCCCAGTGGATGGGCTTGGTGATAAAATCCGCCGCCCCCGCCTTGTAGGC from Magnetococcales bacterium harbors:
- a CDS encoding EAL domain-containing protein, which gives rise to MDALAQKPLFFVVDDDAVTRLMLSRFLEKLGYATRNLEEGAQALAAFEEERPDMVLMDAKMPVMDGFEACTRMKEHPRGKQIPVIMITGLHDDESVDRAYKAGAADFITKPIHWAILRNRVKYLLKVIQGEREHHLAASVFASTTEGIVVTDKGAIIQSVNPAFCKITGYTQEEAVGQGMNILKSGRHDDGFYEALWDSLRESNKWQGEIWNRRKNGEVYPQWANISAIRGPDGETRNFVTVFSDLTSIRESQENLLYITGHDTLTDLPNRLLFHERLSHTLVEAKWQDTRVAVLLLDLDRFKVINDTMGHDTGDTLLVQVGQRLKENLPGNATLARMGGDEFGVILPKVVSSMKVAHVAQAVLDVLTKGFEVDGMELFVGASIGIGLFPQDGDDVKTLVKNTDAAMYHAKEQGRNNFQFYTSELNTSSLARMLLESELRNALEKEDFLLFYQPQMDLNTRVLSGVEALIRWNSPKNGMISPGQFIPLAEETGLIIPMGQWALRTACRHAVKWQAEGLPPIRVSVNLSGIQFRQPDFTKLVTDTLEETGLEPGLLELELTESIAMGDVEETLAKLNTLSKAGVRLAIDDFGTGFSSLSYLKRFPIDTLKVDQSFVRNCTTDSDDAAIIHAFIGLAHSLGLTVIAEGVETMDQLQLLKDQLCNEIQGYYYERPLPEEEFLSRMKQKQQADAQADSQSASEPFRF